The Sesamum indicum cultivar Zhongzhi No. 13 linkage group LG6, S_indicum_v1.0, whole genome shotgun sequence genomic interval GACCAGCGCAGAGATGGGTTGTGGGAATTTGTTCTTCACTCTGGTTATCACCTTTTCAGCGGCGCTCATCACATATAACATAATCATATCTGCAAATGCGTCGCTCAAGCAAGACTTCCCGGACCCTTCAAGAAAATCAGCTTCTTCATTCTCACTTGACCCCGTCATCAAAATGCCTACAGCCTTGTCCTCATCATCCCAGAGAAGCAAAAAGCGCCTTTTCCATACTGCCGTTACAGCTTCCGACTCCATCTACAACACATGGCAGTGCCGTGTGATGTATTACTGgttcaagaaacagaaaaataagCCTGATTCCGAGATGGGGGGCTTCACCAGAATTTTGCATTCTGGGCATCCCGACAGATTCATGGATGAGATCCCCACCTTTGTTGCTCAGCCCCTCCCCGACGGAATGGATCAGGTTTCcttatttaagttttttttttattcttgtgaTTGGAGTTATTCATTAGGCCACACTCTGGTGTTCgcatattctttttgttgttttagaAGTTGTTGACATGTATTCGGAGGGCGGGCAACATTCAATTTGGCATTCTTCTCGAAAAGATCATTTGAGATTTACTCTACTGTCTACTCTATTAAAGGCCTAGATTTATGGAGTTTTAAATATTAGTTGCGTATGATTGCCAATCAGGTGAGTGTTGTTAGAAGCAAATGCTTGAAACTGAAGGAATTGCGTTTTTCGCAACCTTGATTCGATGAATCCAGTTGAACTTATTTATctacaacagaaaatgaaatatacgAGATAAGGGTGGTTTTGTTTTGGGGCACAAACGTAGTTCCTAACTAGTCTGTAATTTTACTCCCGGGGTGAACCATTCAGTTCTCTTCTTGGAACCCACTTCGTTATGTCCAGCTTCTTTGGGCTATGAGCCTATATTGAGCAAGAAGGATATTGAGATAAACAGGATGGGGTTTCTTCTGTTTTTGGCAGCTCACATGTTCTCATTAATCTTTGGTTCCACAAACTCTCATAGAGGGTATCAGAGACTTTGCTCTAAGATTCCTCAATATACTGACCCCATGTTCAGCAGTGGCCCAATGAGGTGCTGCTTAAATCAAGTAGCATGGTCTTTGGTTGCTTTCAACTCATTTTTACTTTCATCCCATGACCGTGAACTTGCATAGACAATGAGCTCTGCTAAAGAGATCATAGATGGACCTAGGTAATAATTAGCACATTCGTCGCCCTTCAAGCATCAGCCTAAAGTAGACCGTTTAGGATAAGCAACAACGACGTGTGGGAGTTGGTTTTAGGaacattttttatggttatGATTGAAGTCCAGATAGCATCTATTTATTTGCAGAACGTAGTTTCCATTTACTTTGATATTGGTGGAGATATTGATTGCAAACAATTCCAGTCTATGCACCTACCAAAAACTTCTACCTGTATGAACTTGTTAATAAGTAATTATCTCGGCTGTCATTATGTAAATCTATTGGAGACAGTCTGACTCTTCTCCTACTAAAACTTGTGCATTTCCTTGCATGTGTTGCTGTTAGTTCAAGTCTTCTCAGCAATATTTTTAACTCCACAGTGTAATCAAAGAGTTGTTGACATGAGAGTTTTCCTGTAAAAGGTCTGGATGCAGTGTTGCTgatatgattatataaatgCCCGTCATTCATTAAGTTCAAACAGCTTCTGCATCTCCTTGCCCAAGAGTACTTAGGCCGAGCatcatgaaatttatatgaataggCCAACTTGACTTTTGGTAGAAAGAAACAACTTGATCACTGAGGATAAACCACAGTCCAACACATCACGACTTAGAACAGTAGTTGATttggtctaattttgtttACCTCTTGTCTTATTTCAGGGGTACATAGTCCTAAATAGACCTTGGGCGTTTGTGCAGTGGCTTCAGCAAgcaaaaattgaagaagagTACGGAAAGATCTGCTATAgatttcttattatatatgattttgatAATTCCAATGTTCTTATCGTTTTCTactattatattcaaatatttatctcATACTTATGTTGATGTAGCTACATATTGATGTCTGAGCCAGACCACATTCTGGTCAAGCCCATTCCTAACTTATCAAGAGATGGCCTTGGAGCTGCATTCCCTTTCTTTTACATTGAGCCCAAGAAATATGAGACTGTTCTGCGGAAGTTTTTCCCTGAGGAAAATGGTCCAATAACTAACATTGATCCCATTGGAAATTCCCCCGTCATAGTAGGAAAGGTACCTGTACATTACAAGAACCGGTCTGTTTTtaagttctttttcttttgttccgATAAGACCTTGGCAATTtatatgtacaaaattatatcAGGATGCTCTAAAAAAGATAGCCCCTACTTGGATGAATGTTTCATTAGCAATGAAGAAGGATCCTGAAGCAGATAAAAGTTTTGGATGGGTTCTTGAGATGTAAGCCAAGTTTCTGagattcaaatattttgtgtttatAGTCCCACTGAGTTTTCTTCTTAAATATAGGTATGCATATGCTGTTGCATCAGCATTACATGGTGTAGGTAACATCTTGTACAAGGAATTCATGATTCAGGTAGggtaattttgcttttattttcttgagtCATTGTGTGAATTGGTACTCTTCTTTTAGATCTCTTCTAATATAAGATAGCTAAGACACTTGTCGCACGGGCAGTTATTGCATGTAATTGATGCCATCTTTAAATCTCTTTCCCCACTTATGCATCCAAGAGCTAGTTGCATACGCACAAGCACTTAGAAGCACACATAGAAGAGAAGACATCGTCAAGGCTCTCCTAACTCCTggttattagtaaaataaaactcTAGAATCAGCAGTATGCCTGTTCTGCAATGGACAGAAGGTGGTATGGTTCATACTGCGCCCCACTGTTGATGAGTCGTACGGTCCATATGCACCCCTGTTGATGGGTCGTACTAtatggaagaataaatgttaTACTTGGAAAATGTGTGTTGATAATACTTCAGTTTTGTTCCGATAAAGAGTTTAATACATTCAGTGACAATATGTTGGTCTGTCATACAATCTCACTGTCATTTTCTAGTTAGAAATTTTGGAGCTTTGTTTTTGCCATGACCTAGTCCTGATTGACGTCAATGTGGATAAATCTCTAGAAATCATCAGACTGTTACTAGCATAAAACTCCAAATTACCTGCTCCTCGGTTATTCTATTCTCCACTTGAACACTCTCTAGTCTGCTAAAGCACATTCCTGCGAAGACAAAGGAGTCCTCCCACTTTCACATTTACAACATTGATATGTTGTGCAAAATAATGGGTTATAGTCTTAAGTTCTCTTCCCCATCTAATGTGGTCCCTTCTCTCTGGGCATGTTGGATATTTGTTTCATGTAGATCATGTGATATTTGTGACTGGATTTGCTGCTCTATGTATTATTAATGGGATAAAAAGTTGCACTTCTGAAATTCCTACAGCCTCCTTGGGATACGGCAATCGGCAAGGCctatataattcattatacATATGGATGCGACTATGATTTACAGGtgcttcttcttttttggagTCAATTTTATGCACTTAAATTGTTGTTGTGGTtgcatgtttcttttttttttattattatttgttctgAGTAGGAGGCCTTCTTCAGTTTCATTTGATCTGGGTGGGGGATATGATATATGTCTAACCTTACAGGGTAAGTTGACTTATGGAAAGATTGGGGAGTGGAGATTTGACAAGAGATCATATGACAATATCTGGCCTCCAAGAAATCTTACTTTGCCACCTCCCGGTGTCCCTGAAAGTGTGGTAAGTTTCTCATCACTAACTATATGCATTTTTGTGTAACTTTGTAAATGGTGGGTTGTTAAGATTACTCACAGAAAGTTAGGTTGTTTGGGAAATAACACCTTATCAATTGGCACGACAAAAAGATTTTGATGAGGTGTTATATGGCCTGTAACCTGTAATGACGTATTTGATTGAGAGTTTTATGCCAAAAGATGCTAGTTGTATTGTGTGTAGCCTTTAGCTCCCCTCAATGCTATGTTGTGCGCTGATGTAAAAAGAATGTACTTATTAAGTTCCAAGCAAAATGGCTGAAgagttatttttgaaaattgattgtGTCCGCCATGCAATTGTCTATTTCCTACCCAGAAGATTTATGCAACAATTTGTGACATGGCAGGTTACATTGGTGAAAATGGTGAATGAAGCCACTGGCAATATTCCAAACTGGGGTTCCTAATTCAAACAGAACCAATTAATTGTATAGATGCTGATGCTACCAATGAGGATAGAATGgcctcttttctttcttggagcTGTAAATGATGTCGGGTTTGCAGAGCCTTAGGATGCAACATTCTGCTGTTGAGTTGTCAGGCTCACATATTCTTCCTTGAGTTCTATTTAGGATTCTATGACATTTGCCCTACTTCCAACACATCAAGAGGGACTATAATCTTCGTACTTGTAACTCATGAATATACAACATATCTGGTAAAATAGTCTTTCTAAAAGTCGGAGTGAATAGTTGAAACCTGTAAAATGGTGGTGATATCTTTCACCATAGTCTGTTCTGGAATAGTTCTTTAGTTTCTGCGATTTCGGTAGAACTTCTCAGGACTTGAAAACCTTTCATCCTTTTCAATCTTCCAAATAACAATCCTTTCCGAGAAGCAGATTCACttccatatttatatatattgctatctttgttttaattactattttgtaatgtaTTCctctatattatattatgttactatgatattttaaatgtttttaatttataaatttattgatgcTAACGATCTTTAGTTAATGATTTGTTAACTATTGTTAGTAAAAATTGATCTATCAGTACTTCTATTATAAGTTTTTACAATTATGATAATCAGTTTTACTTAAAAAACAGTATTATTTACATGCTTCTTCATGATCAAACTttgctatattattattgcatATAGATGTTACCTTTGCATTTGTATTGCAATttttgatttcatatttttaatttacttttaaatgtTATTCATATGAATCTAATTggtattatctattttttattcagtatatatagaaatatttcatactgtatttgttgttattatacgtctatattgttatattaaaaacaGTTGGCGTAGCAGTAAAGACAACAATGTGCATAAATGATTTTCCTTGTTtagtagaattttttttttaactaattcttatttattattaaaagaattattcaaataaggGCCTATATATCTTTTGACAATAAGAACAAACACCTGTGATTCACGCTTATCTTATATAGGTCAAATGTAGATATAGATATGTTTTATATAgctgaaataattttatccagTTTATGACACAAAATTACGGGTCAATGTGAGATGGTTGTTGAGGAGTTCTTCCTCCACAAAACAATATGGCAGGGGCTCTCAGTTCAGATAACGCCTGCAATTCTTTGAATTACAGTAGCAAGGAATTCTCTCACCTTCATCTTCATGGTTGAAATGATAATCGTAGGTTATTTCCTCTCCAGGGTATATGTCTCTTTCAGCAAAAAAGACCACCTGCACATCCATCATCACTCAGTATTCTTTCAGAAAACTGATAGGCACTCTAATAGGAATGAGGAACATTaggatttataaagtccatCGGAAGTTCTGATTCTGAAGATAGCTATATAGGAAATGCAGCCTTACCTTCTTTTCATTCCTCACAGATATAACTTTGGCGACACAGTTTGGCTGGTCAAGcaacaaaaggaaaagggaagaaaTCAATGTATGTCAATCACCTTTGAAtagagaaaaaattcaaaataaatttcgTCCATGGACTTGTAGATAGATGTTGGAAAGTGGTACAAAGGTGTTTCTACAGGAAATATtccatattttattagattcAATGAATCAATGGTGATTGTTTGAGCATAGGGTATCTTTAGTTTTTGCCAGCATTAATATCATCTGAAATGGGATTTCGCAGCACTAATTTGCAAGAggcaaaaatatttcatttataggAGATCTCTAGTGATGGAACAGTTACCTGGCACGAATGGTTCACAAATCGGGCAATCCCACCCTTGCGAGTGGCATCAATTATGTGTTCTTTATCTATCCTGAAGAAATAACATGCACTCTTATGCTGCAACTTTTTCCCTGAGTGATATTCGCTCTCTCTTCTGTCTGCGACTCGGAGCCCCACTATCTCGCCTACATATTCAACAACCTAGGAAGAAAACAACTGACATTGAACTTTAGAGtctcaattttatgttttaaactAGGAAATAGTTATCAATCAGACCATTGCCCCACGAGAGATGAACTCTGATGTGTAGAGACCCAGAGCATGGATGCCTGATTTATATACCACCAAATTTTTCCAACCTTTTGCCTGCTTATAGCGAGCGTATGCTTTCTGCAGTAACAAGAGAAATGACTGAAGATTACATCAGCATATATAAGAATAGAAACATTGCATGGCTGTTATCTGCTTTAGAGATGCTTAAAGAAATATACCCGACAATCAGATCCGACACTAGAATTTGAGAGCTTCGGATACCCTTTCCTCTGTGGCTTTTGCCGATGAATGTGCAGCCAAACATTAAGCTGTTCTTGTGGAACAAGGCAACCAGCATTTCCTTTTGCATCTTGAGGATGATTGTGCAAAAAGCCTTCTCTTTTTCGACCCTTGTAACCCTAATGCATATAAGTGTGGAACATTAGAAAGGAACCTCGAGTCTGCAACAAGCAATAACTCAGATGATATGATGACTTGGATACCTCAGTTCGAGCAC includes:
- the LOC105164542 gene encoding hydroxyproline O-arabinosyltransferase 1, translating into MGCGNLFFTLVITFSAALITYNIIISANASLKQDFPDPSRKSASSFSLDPVIKMPTALSSSSQRSKKRLFHTAVTASDSIYNTWQCRVMYYWFKKQKNKPDSEMGGFTRILHSGHPDRFMDEIPTFVAQPLPDGMDQGYIVLNRPWAFVQWLQQAKIEEDYILMSEPDHILVKPIPNLSRDGLGAAFPFFYIEPKKYETVLRKFFPEENGPITNIDPIGNSPVIVGKDALKKIAPTWMNVSLAMKKDPEADKSFGWVLEMYAYAVASALHGVGNILYKEFMIQPPWDTAIGKAYIIHYTYGCDYDLQGKLTYGKIGEWRFDKRSYDNIWPPRNLTLPPPGVPESVVTLVKMVNEATGNIPNWGS